The Hemiscyllium ocellatum isolate sHemOce1 chromosome 19, sHemOce1.pat.X.cur, whole genome shotgun sequence genome has a segment encoding these proteins:
- the LOC132824763 gene encoding NADH dehydrogenase [ubiquinone] 1 alpha subcomplex subunit 5-like, with protein MAGVLKKTTGLVGLAVAQNPHENLRILYTRILTVLQSVPPDVAYRKYTEQIINERLNLVKSERNVQKLEDKINCGQIEEVISQAESELSLAYKMAKWKPWEPLIEEAPHNQWKWPV; from the exons ATGGCTGGTGTCCTGAAGAAA ACTACTGGGCTGGTGGGTCTTGCTGTGGCCCAGAATCCTCACGAG aatttAAGGATTCTGTACACCAGAATTCTAACTGTTTTACAATCTGTGCCTCCGGATGTAGCCTACCGAAAATACACGGAGCAGATCATTAACGAAAGGCTTAACTTGGTAAAATCG GAGCGCAATGTTCAAAAACTAGAAGACAAAATCAACTGTGGACAGATTGAAGAAGTCATTTCACAG GCTgagagtgaactttctctggcaTACAAAATGGCCAAGTGGAAACCTTGGGAACCATTAATAGAAGAAGCCCCTCACAACCAATGGAAATGGCCAGTTTAA